In Desulfosporosinus youngiae DSM 17734, the genomic stretch CCTTCACTCCTAGGCCGGATTTTGAAAAAGGCGGCAGAAAGCCCAGCTTGGTCTCCGGTCTCCTTAAACGACTGCGCGGTTCCCAGGCCGCTTTGCTTTATGTGGTGCTGGCTGGACTGGCACTGGTCATTCCAGGCTTGATTCTTCCTGTTTTTACTAGGATTTTTGTTGACGATATTCTATTGGCCGGAAAAGATTCCTGGCTGGTTCCCTTGCTTTGGGGGATGGGATTGACGGCGGTTGTTCGTGGGATTCTTACCTGGCTCCGACAATATTACCTGTTAAAATTGGAATCTAAAATTGCTCTGGCGTCCTCCAGCCGGTTTTTGTGGCATATTTTAAAGCTGCCGGCGGAGTTTTTTGCCCAACGCTCCGCCGGGGACATCGCCTCCCGCATGCTGAGCAATGATCGGGTAGCTAAATTGCTCTCGGGTAAACTGGCAGCCTCCGTTTTAAATCTGATTATGATTGTTTTCTATTTTATTTTGATGCTTCATTATAATGTCATCTTGGCTTTGGTTGGGCTGGCAATTGCTCTCATCAATATTTTGTATTTGAAGATGGTTGCGGCTAAACGAAAAGACACGAACAGCAAGCTCTTAAAAGACCGGAGTATGGTTACTGCAACCGGGATGACAGGCTTGCAGATTATTGAAACCCTCAAGGCCACCGGTTCGGAATCGGACTTTTTTGCCAAGTGGGCAGGTTATCAGGCTAAAGCTCTGAATTCAGAACAGGAATTAGGGGTTTCTTCCCAATACCTGGCGGTACTTCCTGCCTTTTTGACGGGAATTAATAACACCCTGATCCTGGCCTTTGGTGCCTTTTTTATTCTGGAGGGACAATTGACCATCGGCATGCTGGTGGCTTTCCAAAGCCTGATGACCAGCTTTATGACCCCTGTTACAGAAATTGTGGGGCTGGGGGCGGAGCTGCAGGAAGTGGAAGGGGAAATGAACCGCCTGGACGATGTCTTGCAGTACCCTGCCCGGCCGGAAACAGGGGACGAAGAAAAAGCGGAAGACGCAGAGAAAATGGAAGAGAGGGTTAATGCTGAGAATAAGGATCAGGGCGGGAGAATTTGCCCGGCTGGGCAAAAGTTAGAGGGCTTTATAGAACTGAAGGGGATCACCTTTGGTTACAGCCTCCTGGAGCCTTCCCTCATTGAAGATTTCAGTTTAAAGCTCAGGCCCGGATTTCGGGTCGCCTTGGTAGGCGGTTCCGGCAGCGGTAAATCCACCGTAGCGAAAATTCTGGCTGGAATTTACAAGCCCTGGTCCGGGGAAATCCTCTTGGACGGCCGCCCTAGGTCAGACTGGCTCCCGGATGTGATCACTAATTCCCTGGCCATGGTTGACCAGGAAATCTGGATGGTTGAGGGCAGTGTGCGGGACAATATCACCCTGTGGGATGAAACGGTTTCGGAATTCGAACTGATACGGGCGGCTAAGGATGCCTGTATTCATGAAGACATCACATCCCGGGCAGGCGGTTATGACCAAAGGGTGGAAGAAGGCGGGAAGAATTTCAGCGGCGGGCAAAGGCAGCGTCTGGAGATCGCCAGGGCCTTAGTGCAAAATCCCGCAATTATAATCTTGGATGAGGCTACCAGTGCCCTGGACCCCTTAACTGAAAAAATAGTGGATGAAAATATCCGGCGCCGGGGATGTACCTGTGTGATTGTAGCCCACCGTTTGAGCACCATCCGGGACTGTGATGAGATTATCGTTCTGGAGAAAGGGAAAATCGCCGAGCGGGGCACTCATGAAGAATTGTATGCGCGAGGCGGCCTTTATGCCGGCCTGATCAAAACCGGCTGATCTGCAGAACGGCAAAAAGGGGCCTTCAGAGATATTTATATATGCTTGGCACTAAGCGAGTTTTCTTTATAAAGCAGGTGAATTATGGCTATTGCAGATTTTTTTGAGAGAGAAGGCACTAAGGTCTTATTAGCGGGCAGCAAACCGCAAATGCTGGACGATCCTGGTTTCGTCTGGTTTGTCGGGCCGGAGAAAGTTACTGTCTTTATAACGGCTTTGTCCATGGATAACCAGCCGGGAGTTAAGAATTTTCTGTTTGAAGCCGGACCCGGTGAATTGCTCTTTGGCCTGACCCCGGAAGAGCTTCCCCAAAAAACGGCTTTAATGGCATGCGGGCGGCTAGGCTCCAGCCTGATCCGGCTGGAAGCAAAGCGGCTCGAAGAGTTTCAGTCAGAGGAAATATCCCGGGAAAGAGCCAGGTTGACGGCCTGTTGGCTGGAAAATCTGAGGAAAGCCGCTGGCGGCGAGATAATTGGGCAAAGCAGGGAACCTAATCTGGCCGATAACGCTTTAAGTGAGGTTGCAGCTTCAGGGGACCTTGGTCAGAGCGAGTATGATCACAGTCTGGCTCTGCGCGCGATCACAGAATCTTGGCAGGAAAAAAGGCAGACGGAAGCAAAACGCCTGCAAAAAAGGAAAGACAATGACCTGTGGCTGATGGACAGTGTACTTTCTCGTCTTGCCTCCCTGAATAGCAAAGAGGAAGAAAGGGGTCTCGACGAGGAAAGCGGCGATCCGCTGCTGGATGCCTGCCGTCTGGTAGGGCAAAGCATGCAGATCAAAATTGAAACGCCTGATTTAAATAGTCATGATGATGACGGCAGAGAAGGCTATGTCTCGGAGCTTACCTTAGACGCAATTGCCCGCGCTTCCAGTATCCGGATCAGAGAAGTGGCTTTGAACGAGGAATGGTATAAAGAGGACAGCGGCCCGATCCTGGGGTTTAGGGAAGAAGACGGCAGACCGGTTGCTCTGATCCCTGTTTCGCCTGGTGCCTATATTCTTCATGACCCAGTCTTACATAGCCAAAAAAAGGTGGACCGGGAAACGGCTGCTCAAATCAGAGGGTGGGGGTATGTTTTCTACCGTCCCTTCAACCCTAGAGCGATTAAACTGGGTGATCTTCTCTCCTTTGGTTTGCAAAGCTGCTGGAAAAGGGACTTGCTGGTGATTGTGCTCATGGGTATTCTGGGAGGACTCCTGGGTACTGCCGTTCCCTTGGCAACCGGCATCGTCTTTGACAGCATTATTCCTGAAGGAGATAAGGGTGCGCTTCTGCAAATTGCTTTGATCCTGGGGTCAGCCGCCCTGGCCTCGATGTTATTTCAATTGACCCGTTCTTTAGCAACAATGCGCTTGGAAGGAAAAATGGACGGAACACTCCAGGCGGCGGTCTGGAACCGCTTGCTAAGTCTGCCGGTGCCCTTCTTCAAAGAATATTCAGCAGGGGAATTGGCCATGCGGGCTATGGGAATCAGCCAGATCAGGGTCATCCTTTCAGGAACAACCCTTAATACAATCCTATCCGGCATTTTTTCGGTCTTCACTTTTGTTCTGCTATTCTATTACGAAGCCCGGCTGGCCTTGGCAGCTGCAGTACTGGTTGCCCTGGCTGTCCTGATTATGGGGTATCTGGGTTACCGCAAGGTAAGCTGGGAGCGCCAAGTCTTGGAGGTTTCCAACCATATCTCCGGTTTAATGCTGCAGCTGATTGGCGGAGTGATCAAGTTCCGGGTGGCAGGTGCGGAAAAGAGAGCCTTCAGCCGCTGGGCCCGGGAATTTAGTTTACAGCGGAAACTGGTTTTCCGGAGGGAAACTGTGGCCAATGTTTTAACCACATTTTATTCCATATTTCCGGTTCTCTCCAGCATCATTATTTTCTATGCTCTGACTTCCTTAACTGAGCCGCTGCCGGCCGGTCAGTTCGTCGGCTTTTATTCGGCCTTTACGACCTTTATGCTCTCTATGGTTTCATTGTCTGACGCCTTAATCGGCGTTAACCTGGTGATTCCTCTCTACCAAAGGGCCAAACCGATCTTGGAAACCCTGCCTGAAGACGATGAAAAGAAGATTAATCCCCGGGTTTTAAACGGTTCAATTGAAGTAAGCCACGTCTCTTTCCGTTACCGGACTGACGGCCCCCTGGTCCTGGAGGACGTTTCCTTTGAAATTAAAGAAGGGGACTATGTCGCCCTGGTGGGTACTTCCGGCTGCGGTAAATCCACACTCTTTCGGATTCTCTTGGGTTTTGAAAAACCGGAAACGGGAAAGGTTTATTATAATGGACAGGACCTGGCCAAAGCAGATGTCCGGGCTGTGCGCCGGCAGTTGGGTGTAGTGCTGCAAAACGGGCAGCTGATGACCGGCAGCATCTTAAGCAATATAATCGGCGCCAATCCCCGGCTAACCATCGACGACGCCTGGGAAGCGGCCAAGATGGCGGGAATTGAAGAAGACGTCCGGGAAATGCCCATGGGCATGTTTACCATGGTCAGTGAAGGTGCCGGCACCATCTCCGGTGGGCAGAAACAGCGCCTGATGATTGCCCGGGCTATTGTCAATAAACCGAGGATCATTTTCTTTGACGAAGCTACCAGCGCCCTGGACAACCGGACCCAGGCTATTGTCAGCCAAAGTTTGGATAAGCTGCAGGCAACCAGGATTGTCATTGCTCACCGCCTGAGCACGATTATGAACTGCCACAAAATCTTGGTGATGGATCAGGGGAAAATTGTGGAGCGCGGAACCTATCAGGAACTTATGGACAAGGAAGGGGTCTTCGCTGATCTGGCCAGAAGACAGTTGGTGACCTTTTCTCGATAAAACGGATACTCCAGAGTTAGGTTTTCTAACAAACAGATTCTGGTGATTGGGGCCGGTGCCGCGGGGATGGAATTTGCGCGGGTCGCGGCCCCGGGCGGACATAAGGTTACCATTTGGGAAGAGAACGGACAGACGGGGGGACAATTAGCCTTGGCGGCAGCTCCTCCGGGACGGCAGGATTTCTTATACTTTGCTGACTACTTAGCCAATGCCTGCCGGGAACTGGGGGTAAGGATTCAGTATAATATCAAGGCAACTCCGGACAAGATTCTGGTCGCTGTGCAGAAGGTCGAGTTTAATAGAGTTGTTCTGGCCACCGGAGCCCAGCCTATCACTCCGCCGATCAAAATTGAAGCAGGTGCAGAGGTTCTTCAGGCGTGGGATGTATTATTAGGCCGTAAAAAAACGGGGCGAAACGTGATTATCGTCGTCGGCGGAGCTGTGGGTGTGGATACTGCTCTGCTCTTGGCGGAAGCAGGTACGATGGACAGTCAAAGACATTGTCGAGAAGGCCTTTGGTAACCTAAAGGAGAGATTGAATTTCCGTAGAATGCAGGTTTCATCCGAATTATCTCTAAACGGCAAACTTTTTGTTGAGTTTATTGCCCTCATTTATCTATCCTATGTAAAAAAGAAAATGCAGGATGCCAGACTTTTTGAAGCATGGACAATGCAAGGCCTGTTGGATGAACTGGACACCATTGAGTTGTTTGAGGCCCCAGGACATGGTTGTATTCTAGGCGAGGTGACTAAAAAACAAGAAGGTATCTACAGAGCCTTAGGTGTGAATCCACCCTCGTTATAAATTTCGGGAACTCAGGTAACACAGGGAGCAGGACTAGCGAAGTCTATGCTCTTTTTTTATGTCACGAAACGGCCTGACTTCCTACATGACTTTCAGAACAAAAGCGTGTGTGAGCTTATATTTTGAAAGAGTTCAATGGTATTATCTACTGTGCTATAAACACAGTAAACGGAAAGAGATACGTTGGGTTAACAACAGACCTTTTGGACGACAAGGGGTTACGGTTAGAGGAAATGGCTCCCATTCCTGTATTTTTTTTATTGACATATATAGATAATCTATATACTATACTAATATAGATTATCTATATATGGAGGCCCGAATATGGCAATCAATAAAAGTCTTTTAACTGGAAGTACCACCATACTTATCTTAAAGCTACTTGACGAAAAAAATATGTACGGCTACCAGATGATTGAAGAACTCAGAAAAAAGTCAAACAATACTTTTGAGTTAAAAGCAGGAACGTTATATCCATTGCTCCACACCTTAGAGCAAAAGGATATGCTCACTTCTTACGAAGAGACTGTTGATAATGCGAGGGTACGAAAGTATTACAGTATCACAAAAAAGGTCGCAAGCATTTGAACGAGAAAAAAGAAGAATGGGAAACATTTACTGCTGCTGTAAATGCTGTTTTGGGAGGTGCGGGTTTTGCAACCTAGTAAAATAACCGAGTATTTGGAAGTTGTGTGCCGACAGATACGTTGGAAAAAGGCTCAATCTTCTGTTTTAGAGGAAATCGAAAACCATATAATTGATCAAAAGAACGCCTTCATTAGTGATGGACTTAATGAAGAAGAGGCAACAGACAAGGCAATTGCTGAGATGGGCGACCCTATTGTTGTTGGGGAGCAACTTGACCGTGTTCATAGGCCTGGGCTTATTGGCATGAGTATAGGAATACTTTTAGTTCTAGGTATTTTGGGAACAGCGGATATGGGCAACAGTCTATTACGGCTTCTTGGGGTGGGAGACCAAATAGTGCTTGGGATAAATATCCCAATGCTAGGAGAACTAATTTACCTAGTTGGAGTGTTTGTGACCATATCTTCATTTGCAGCTATTTTTGCTCCGAGGAATATAAGTAAAGTCATAATTTGGTGTCAAGGTTTTATCCTGACAGCTATTTACTTTATGGAGGTATTCCCTCGTATTAGGTTTGCTCTGCTCTTGGTTGTTGTCAATATCATTAGCTTCCTTGTCGTATACCGAATCAGTAGAAGTGTTAAAACTGGTCTAATGTCTACTATAACGAGTTTTGCTGGACTTTTTCTATTCGTGGTAGGCACCCAAATTAATTGTTATATGTACAACCACGGAGTGAATGGCAGCTATGGAGGGTTTGAGAATGTTCCTAAAGCCTTAGCAATCATTTGTATTATGTGCTTGGTTCCTCAACTACTGATGGCAGCTTTTATATCGGCAAAAAATTCTAAAGAACGAATAGCATAATTTACAGAAGAGTGACAATGACAATTAATAAGTTACTTACTAGACATAATTTACGTGTCAGGTAAGGAAATTATAAAATTAAGCAGAGAATGATGGAAGATGACTTGTTGGTAATAGATGACATCGCATTGCGTGGATGTTATGGAAAGGATTCAACTGAAAGTTCAGAACTCAGAAAACCGTTAATGGAGTTACGACAAACTATTACCTGAATGGTGACAAAGTGACCCTTCATGGAGCCGGGGCATCCGTGACCGGAGAGCAGGTTTTTTGTGGGCGGCCCCATACCCTAAACCGATAGGGGAATGAAAAACGAGGCGCTTCACAAGGAAGTGTCTCGTTTGCGTCTGTTTTTGTTCCGTTAAGCTATGCCGGGGGATTTTCATATATTGAGTGGGTCGGGCAGAGTAGTCACACGAATTGCACGATCGAGGAGGTGTTGGAAAGTGTCGGGTTGAAGGTAAACTGAATAGAAATGTTTCGGTTAATCTCCATGAGTATTAGAGTAAACTCATTAAAATAAATCACTATGTGTTCCTGTTCGTGTCAAAGACAATATCAAGATGTCCTTTTCAACTTTATAAATTAGCAGCCAGTCAGGAGTGATATAGATCCTCCATTAAAGCACTGACGCTGTCAAAGGCTTTGCTCATATTGCGATTGTTATTGACATCATCAATAGCAGCCAAGGTTTCAGCATTAGGTTGTTCAATGCGGAGGTCAAAAGGAATGCCGCCGTAGCGAACGGAATAACGCAGGAAAATATTCATAGCTGTGGACATATTAAGCCCTAGCTCAGCAAATATGGCCTCAGCCTTGCGTTTTAATTCCTCATCCACTCGAATATTTAAGTTGGTTGTATTAGCCACAATACCAACCCCTTTCTATACTTAGATTATATAGTATTATATGCAGTTATTCAAAAAATTCCCTGATTTGCTTTACGTTGTCATTACAAATCTATATAAAAACTCTCTGTCCCGGAAATCATTCCGAAGGTAAAATTACTTGTAGGAGATACATGGAAAGTGGTTGATTAAAATTAATTTGTATCAGTGAAAGGCGTCCTTCTCTCACTTTTATAGTGAGAGAAGGACGCTTCTTGTTACCTGTACCCACTTTGAATTTTGAGAATTGAAGAGTTTTTACAAAATCACCTTCAGGACTGTTCCACCGGCTTAGAGGTACTTTTGGGGAGATTTCTCATCTCAAACAGGATAACTGTAACTGTAATCAGAACAGACAAAGTATCTGCTATTGGAGCTGTTCTCCATACTCCCTCGATTCCCCAAAAGCGAGGAAGAATGATCAGGAGCGGGATGAACAACAATACCTGGCGGGAAAGACTCAGCAGAGTGGATTGAACAGGTTTGCCCACGGCTTGAAAGTAACTGGAACAGAGAATTTGGACACCGATGAGGGGAAGAAGGGCAAAGAATGTCAGCATCGCATGGACAGTAAGCTCGGTAAGCGGCAGATCCCCCTTGCTGAAAAGCCCCACAATTTGATCAGGCCAGATCAGAATAACGATAAAGCCGGTCACGGCCATAATGGTACTGACAAACACTGATTTCTTTAAAGTTTCTTTAACCCGGTCATATTGTTTTGCACCATAGTTAAAGCCGATTAAAGGCTGAGCACCCTGGCTGATACCAACAATGGGCATGAATATTAATGTAGCAATACTCATAATAATCCCAACGGCAGAAAGGGCCAGGTCTCCGCCATAGACCATCAGAGTTTTGTTCAAAATCGTTTGTTGAACGCTGTTGGCGATCTGCATGGCAAAGGGAGCAAATCCGATTGAAAGAATACCCAGGACAATAGGCAATTGGGGCTTGAGATTTCTCAAGTAGATTTTAATCGTACTGCGGCCTGAAAGATAATAACCAAGAACGAAAAGCGCGGATATAGTTTGACCGCAAATCGAAGCTAAAGCAGAGCCTTTAATACCTAAACCGAGTTTAAAGATAAAAATGTAGTTTAAGATCGTGTTGATTACTGCACCAATGATCTGAGTCAGCATAGCATAGCGGGGGTTTCCTTCGGCCCGAATGAAGTTGTTCATACCAAAGGCAATCGAACCGGAGACTGAACCCAACATAATGATATGAGTAAAATCACGGGCATAGGGCAAAACTGCTTCACTGGCTCCGAACAACTTCAGGATGGGATCGGTGAAAGCCAGATAAAGTGCTGCCAGCAGGAGCGGAAGTAAAATGAGCAAGACAGTGGCATTGCCGGCGATCTTTTCAGCTTCTTCTTTCTTTTGTTCGCCAAGGCGGATAGAAATGAGGGCTGTGGCTCCGATGGCAATCAACATGGACGTTGCCATCATGATGATCATAATCGGAAATGCCACCGTTGTGGCGGCAATCCCTACAGATCCCACACCTTGACCGACAAAAATCCGGTCGACAATATTATAAAGGGCATTGACCAGCATTGCGATGATCGCCGGCAAGGAAAATTTCCAAAGAAGTTTACTGATCTTTTCGTCGCGCATTTCTAAATTCTTATTCATAATGTAGCTCCTCTAAATTTTTTTCATATCGAGCCGCTTACCGATTTCAGTTAAGGTCAGGTAATCATGCTGATAAAGAACGCTGATAATTTTACCGTGATTTTTTTTATCCAGGATGGTGCCAAAGACTCCTGCTCAGGAAGTTCCCAACAGTAAAAACTGCATTGTTGCATTAAGGCAAGAGATTAATAGTTAGAATTCTCACCTTTTAACTAAGTTATTGTATATGAAAAGTGACCTGGAATCAATTGCAATTGTAATAAATTGACGGTTGGCGCGGCGAATTTAGTATTTAAAACTTGATTGAAAACGTTTGTCTATTATGATAGACTGATGTTGTCTATTGGAATAGACGAAAGTGAGGAGGATTATGGAACAATATAAACTGTTTGATGCGGAATTTAAGTTTATGTGCATCGTTTGGGAAGCAGAGCCGCTCAGTGCCCGAAGGCTTACCGAGCTGTGTCAGGAGAGGTTGGGCTGGAAAAGAACCACTACATATACAGTACTGCGCAAGCTGAGCGACCGTGGAATCCTGCAGAATGTGAATTCCCAGGTTTCCACGATTATCAAACGGGAGCAAGTTCAAAAATATGAGAGTGAAACGGTTGTTGAAAAAGCCTTCAATGGTTCTTTGCCCAAATTCATCGCCGCTTTCCTTGATGATAAGACGCTTTCCGCCGAGGAAGCAGAAGAGATGAAGCGCCTTATTGACCGTCATAAGGAGGCTAGATGATGGGCATATTTTATGAAGATGCGTTTATGACCGTGCTCAATATGAGTGTGACAGCCAGTTATGTGGCGCTGGCTGTGCTGGCTGCCCGTTTCCTTCTGCGCAAGGCACCTAAACTATTTTCCTATGCCCTTTGGTCGATTGTACTTTTCCGGCTGATTTGCCCTGTCAGCTTTTCCTCTGGTTTTAGTTTATTGGGGCTTATCGGTTCCAACCACGTCGATAATACCTTTTCTGCTGCTCAGTATATTCCCCGTAAAATCGGGCTGATGGCTGTTCCTCAGGTGAATACGGGAATAGACAGTGTGAACGCCGGAATCAATGCCGTACTGCCTGCGGCAACTCCCTATGCCAGCGTCAACCCGATGCAGGTTTGGATTTCTTTGGCCGGTCTGGTCTGGCTGACCGGGATAGTGGTTTTGCTTGGTTATGCCATCTTTTCTTATCAGCGCTTATTGAGCCGGATCAGCACCGCGACTTGGGTCGAAGATAACATTTACGAAACGGACTTAATTCAAACGCCTTTTGTCTGTGGCTTTATCAAGCCCAGGATCTATCTGCCTCTCAGGATCACAGGGCGTGAGCGGGAATACATCATACGCCATGAGCAGGTTCATATCAAACGCCTGGATTATATCATTAAACCCTTAGCCTATTTTGCCTTGGTGATCCACTGGTTCAATCCGCTGATCTGGGTCTGTTTCTCTTTGTTCACTAAGGATATGGAGATGTCCTGTGATGAACGGGTTGTGGAAAGGGCGGAGAACGGAGAAGTCATCAGCTACAGCTCCTCATTGCTGGCTTTAGCGGCTCAGAAGAAAATGCCCAGACCAACCCCTTTGGCTTTTGGGGAAAGCAATGTGAAAGCCCGGATTAAAAATATCCTCAACTACCGCAAGCCATCCTTTTGGGCTTTAAGTGTTTCCGCTATTGCCCTCTTGATTTTGGTAGTGGTGCTTATCTCCAACCCACTGAGCAGACAAAACACATCGGACCTTCAAGCCGCCGCTTCTTCGTATAATGTTGAGTATTTGCTGAACAACAAAACCCCCTATGTGGGAAATAACTCAAAGGTGGGTGCCCTGCTCAATGGGTTGCCCCTGCCCGAGGGGATAACCCGAGGCAGCTTCGTATTGTCAACGGATAATCCTCCCTATGGCTTGACGTCTTACTACGATCTGGAAGATGATGCTCTTGAGGTTAGTGAAGATCAGTTCTTGAGAAACTCTATCCTGCTTTTTGCCCTGATCGATAATCTGGATCAGGTGACCCATACCGGGTTCTGGCATAATAAACTGCTTTCTTCCACACCCTTTCAATTCAGCTATACCCGTGCTGATGCTGAGCGGGTGGCCGGTGGGGATGTGAGGCAGTTTGCCAAGGATCAAAGGAGCTTGGAAGAGCTGATCGAGGTGGTCAAGCTGCTGGGTTCGGATACAACACAAGCCCAAGCTACAATGAAAGGCTTGGAACTCTATGTTTGGCGCAATCCGGAGCTAACCGGCAGCAATGCTATCTACTACACCCTTCTTCAGGGGACGAACCGCAATAAAACGGCGGAGGAGATTTATGATCTGACGGCGGCTACCACCAGTATCGAAGATATACGCCGCGAACTGGCCAAATACGGAACCATTGATGTTTTGGTCAGCCATCCCCTGGAAATCTCTAAGCAAGAGATGATGGAAATCGTGGATCAAATGAAAGTAAAAAACGGCTCAATTGCTGCGGGGGTAAGGTGGTTTGAGCAAAACCCTCTTTCTGAAAAAACCAGGGTGATATCCCCAATTGCCGAACTGAGGCATTTAACGGAGAAGGAATATCTGGAAGTAGGTACTTCAGAGATAGAAAATCCCTCAATCGATGATTTTCGCAGGCTGGATCTGACGCTTAAAGTGCAAGGGCTTGATGACAGGAAACTAAGTTTTCCTGAAGACCGGCAAATAACTGATGTGCTGACACCTGAGGTACATTGGTTCTCCAGCAGTTTTAGTCAGGATAATTCCTCTGAAAATTTCGCTCACTATTCTGCTGAGATTGTTGTCTATATCAGAGAGATTGGGGAAAATGGCTTGCGGGACAGACTGAAGAATTTGAATATCGATGTGGCCTATACCAACCAACAAGGGGAGAGGGTTGAACAGAGCTATAATCTGGGGGATATTCTGGTGGTTATAGAATAAAGAGGAGACTGCCGGCAGGGTTTTCCTTTACTTGCGCGTTTGGCAGCTAAACACTGCTCTCCTGAAGGAAGACCGGAATGCGACGATGGCCATGCCCTTATATTCGATGGACTCGATCAAGAAACTACACTGCTTGGTTTCGTGGTGACGAAAAGAGCATTACGACACAAAGGATATGTCTGCCCGAAATCAGGAGTTAAACTAATAAATGGGAGTTTTGAAGGATATCTAATGTCTATGAACTACTTTTATTTCCAATTATGGAATCTCTTCTAGCTCTTTGACGTTGCTGTTTGACTAAAAACTGGTGTTTTTGAACAGCCTCTTTAAGAGATTAAGCAAGTATGGATGCGATGTAAGTAATTAGTATATTCGTTAAATTTGGTCAAATGAGCTCAAAAACGTGATATAATAGGCTTGTACAACTAAATAGGGAGCAGGGTGGGCGGCTAATCCCCGTGGAAGGGGGTGATGCCATGGATAAGATGTATCAAACGCTTTCTTTGATGATTGCATTTGCAACTTTGGTTGTTTTGATACTTCAATTTGCGTTTAAAATAACGCAAAAGAAAAAGTAGCCCATCCCTGACCGGCAGCTACTTTTTCCGTACCCCTATGGTCGCCCACTTTGCGACTGGTTGTGCAGGCTAGGACGCGGTAACGTCCTAGCTTTATTTATATTCGAGTTCTTATGAATTAATTATATATCCCTTTAAGAGATTGAGCAAGTACTGAAGACAAAAGTAGCCTGCCCTGAGAAGTAGCTACTTTTTCGGCAAGATCCATTTATAAGTCCGCTCATTTTGCGGATGGTTGAACGGGAGCGCGGTATGTTTGTTGTGTATCGTGCTCTTTCTTAATATGTTGGCTGATATTGTCTACTGAGGCAACGGGCACGAACCGCGCAAGAAAAAGTGGAACAGCTCAGGTTCACTTTCCGATGTAGGTAGGGGCTTTTTTGTTTTATGACTCCGTTCGCCAAATTTTATACAAGCGTTGTGCAATAATGAAAGAGGGAGCGCAGGGGTGGCTTGCAGTGGAGCCATAGAAGTACCGCTTCCCTAAACTAAAGAATAAGACTGGACCCGATCAAAAGTAACCTGAAATGGTATTCAGTTAGTTAGAATATTGTAGTGCTTTGTCTATTAGGCGAAGTTGGTAATGAATATGGACGTTAAGAATGAATTTTTATATGGCATAAATGATTGTGGCATATTCGTAAGACGTACCGAAATAAAGTAAATTTGTTTTGAAAAAGGGGAAATCTTCGAAATTAACTTCGGGTATTTCCCAAA encodes the following:
- a CDS encoding FAD-dependent oxidoreductase → MIGAGAAGMEFARVAAPGGHKVTIWEENGQTGGQLALAAAPPGRQDFLYFADYLANACRELGVRIQYNIKATPDKILVAVQKVEFNRVVLATGAQPITPPIKIEAGAEVLQAWDVLLGRKKTGRNVIIVVGGAVGVDTALLLAEAGTMDSQRHCREGLW
- a CDS encoding NHLP family bacteriocin export ABC transporter peptidase/permease/ATPase subunit codes for the protein MGRNKVLNNKGITSAITRVPTVLQMEAVECGAASLSMILRYYGKYVPLEQVRAACGVSRDGSKASNILKAARQYGMEAKGFRKEPESLKKMPLPVIVHWNFSHFLVLEGFRKGNVYLNDPASGRRSVTEDEFNQSFTGITLTFTPRPDFEKGGRKPSLVSGLLKRLRGSQAALLYVVLAGLALVIPGLILPVFTRIFVDDILLAGKDSWLVPLLWGMGLTAVVRGILTWLRQYYLLKLESKIALASSSRFLWHILKLPAEFFAQRSAGDIASRMLSNDRVAKLLSGKLAASVLNLIMIVFYFILMLHYNVILALVGLAIALINILYLKMVAAKRKDTNSKLLKDRSMVTATGMTGLQIIETLKATGSESDFFAKWAGYQAKALNSEQELGVSSQYLAVLPAFLTGINNTLILAFGAFFILEGQLTIGMLVAFQSLMTSFMTPVTEIVGLGAELQEVEGEMNRLDDVLQYPARPETGDEEKAEDAEKMEERVNAENKDQGGRICPAGQKLEGFIELKGITFGYSLLEPSLIEDFSLKLRPGFRVALVGGSGSGKSTVAKILAGIYKPWSGEILLDGRPRSDWLPDVITNSLAMVDQEIWMVEGSVRDNITLWDETVSEFELIRAAKDACIHEDITSRAGGYDQRVEEGGKNFSGGQRQRLEIARALVQNPAIIILDEATSALDPLTEKIVDENIRRRGCTCVIVAHRLSTIRDCDEIIVLEKGKIAERGTHEELYARGGLYAGLIKTG
- a CDS encoding permease prefix domain 1-containing protein; translation: MRVLQPSKITEYLEVVCRQIRWKKAQSSVLEEIENHIIDQKNAFISDGLNEEEATDKAIAEMGDPIVVGEQLDRVHRPGLIGMSIGILLVLGILGTADMGNSLLRLLGVGDQIVLGINIPMLGELIYLVGVFVTISSFAAIFAPRNISKVIIWCQGFILTAIYFMEVFPRIRFALLLVVVNIISFLVVYRISRSVKTGLMSTITSFAGLFLFVVGTQINCYMYNHGVNGSYGGFENVPKALAIICIMCLVPQLLMAAFISAKNSKERIA
- a CDS encoding NHLP bacteriocin export ABC transporter permease/ATPase subunit codes for the protein MAIADFFEREGTKVLLAGSKPQMLDDPGFVWFVGPEKVTVFITALSMDNQPGVKNFLFEAGPGELLFGLTPEELPQKTALMACGRLGSSLIRLEAKRLEEFQSEEISRERARLTACWLENLRKAAGGEIIGQSREPNLADNALSEVAASGDLGQSEYDHSLALRAITESWQEKRQTEAKRLQKRKDNDLWLMDSVLSRLASLNSKEEERGLDEESGDPLLDACRLVGQSMQIKIETPDLNSHDDDGREGYVSELTLDAIARASSIRIREVALNEEWYKEDSGPILGFREEDGRPVALIPVSPGAYILHDPVLHSQKKVDRETAAQIRGWGYVFYRPFNPRAIKLGDLLSFGLQSCWKRDLLVIVLMGILGGLLGTAVPLATGIVFDSIIPEGDKGALLQIALILGSAALASMLFQLTRSLATMRLEGKMDGTLQAAVWNRLLSLPVPFFKEYSAGELAMRAMGISQIRVILSGTTLNTILSGIFSVFTFVLLFYYEARLALAAAVLVALAVLIMGYLGYRKVSWERQVLEVSNHISGLMLQLIGGVIKFRVAGAEKRAFSRWAREFSLQRKLVFRRETVANVLTTFYSIFPVLSSIIIFYALTSLTEPLPAGQFVGFYSAFTTFMLSMVSLSDALIGVNLVIPLYQRAKPILETLPEDDEKKINPRVLNGSIEVSHVSFRYRTDGPLVLEDVSFEIKEGDYVALVGTSGCGKSTLFRILLGFEKPETGKVYYNGQDLAKADVRAVRRQLGVVLQNGQLMTGSILSNIIGANPRLTIDDAWEAAKMAGIEEDVREMPMGMFTMVSEGAGTISGGQKQRLMIARAIVNKPRIIFFDEATSALDNRTQAIVSQSLDKLQATRIVIAHRLSTIMNCHKILVMDQGKIVERGTYQELMDKEGVFADLARRQLVTFSR